Genomic segment of Prochlorococcus marinus CUG1417:
TATTTGGGTACTTCCACTTGTAGCTCCTTTTCTCCATATTTCTGATCTTGATCGACTCCAGTAATGAACGTTTTTGGTTTCGAGTGTCATTGCCAACGATTCTTTGTTCATCCAAGCAAGCATAAGAATTGATCCATCCAGCCAATCTTGTGCTATTGCAGGGATTAATCCATAATTATCAAAGCGTAGATCTTCTATCGAAAAATTAGTTGAATAAGTCATTATGATCGTTATGTTAAATCTTACTCGATGTGTTTTGTTAAAAATTATCCTAACAGTTAATTGATGAATATTCATTCTTTGAAATTTTCATGCAGCAAAAGTTACGAGGATTACCCCTGTTCACATAGGCAATGGCGCCATGAAGGTCACTGCAGATTTGTGCATGGGTATTCAAGATCATTTACCTTTTGGTTCACTGCAAAAAAATTAGACCTAAATGGTTTTGTTGTGGATTTTTCAAGCCTAAAGCCCTTAGAAAATAGACTAAAGGAGCAATTTGACCATACTTTTTTAGTAAATAAAGATGACCCTTTGTTGAATTACTGGGAAAAATTACATGACTTAGATGCTTTAGATCTGAGAATTATGGATAATGTGGGAATGGAGTTCACTTCTGAATTAATTTGGAGATGGGCTAATGAATTCTTGCTGGACAAGGATAAGGGTAGAACATGTTGTTGGAAAACAGAATCAAAAGAAAATAAATCTAATAAAGCAAGTTATGAGGAAATTCCTGATTGGTTTAAAACTTAGATTAAAGTTATTAAATTTCAATTCATGTGGAATTCTTTAATTTAGATCTTTAATCAACAATTATCTCTCCATTAACCAAATAGATATTAATCTCGTCTTTGTTTAGGTAATGATTATTCAATATATTTTTTGAAATTTTTGTCTCAATTTGTTTTTGAATAATTCTTTTTAAAGGCCTTGCACCATAGGCATGATCGAAACTATTTTCGACAAGTTTATTAATTGCCTCATCCGTAATTTTGAATTTTAAGTTTTTTTTGTTAAGTCTTTCTTCTAAATTTTGAAGCTGGATTTTTGCAATTTCTTTTATGTCATTTAATTCTAAATTATTAAAAATAACTATTTCATCAAGTCGATTTAAAAACTCAGGCTTGAAA
This window contains:
- a CDS encoding 6-carboxytetrahydropterin synthase; translation: MNIHSLKFSCSKSYEDYPCSHRQWRHEGHCRFVHGYSRSFTFWFTAKKLDLNGFVVDFSSLKPLENRLKEQFDHTFLVNKDDPLLNYWEKLHDLDALDLRIMDNVGMEFTSELIWRWANEFLLDKDKGRTCCWKTESKENKSNKASYEEIPDWFKT